A region from the Geotrypetes seraphini chromosome 10, aGeoSer1.1, whole genome shotgun sequence genome encodes:
- the KCNJ14 gene encoding ATP-sensitive inward rectifier potassium channel 14, with translation MDVARTICRLGSVTEIPNSLKEEEEPKLRLGPWPPAYHNGKAHIKPGRRRNRFVQKDGHCNVHYVNLSEKSQRYLTDLFTTCVDIRWRWMFLLFFLSFVVSWLVFGFVFWLIASLHGDLAPAPEGTSDDALPSPCFFQITSFMAAFLFSLETQTSIGYGFRSVTEECPLAVLTVVLQCIIGCIIDAFIIGAIMVKIAKPKKRNETLVFSENAVITMRDGKLCLMWRVGNLRKSHLVEAHVRAQLLQPRVTPEGEYIPLDHTDINVGFDCGTDRIFLVSPITIVHEIDEESPLYEIGRAELETAGFELVVILEGMVEATAMTTQCRSSYLPCEILWGHRFEPMLFEKFDHYEVDYRHFHRTYEVPSMPTCSAKELVAHKCTLEAHSSFCYENEMAVDCCQMEKGKEPLVLVTGTSPARLVNPLKVTLLT, from the exons ATGGATGTGGCACGCACCATCTGTCGTCTCGGCAGTGTCACCGAGATCCCCAACTCCTTGAAGGAAGAGGAAGAACCTAAGCTGAGGCTGGGGCCATGGCCACCCGCCTACCACAACGGCAAAGCTCACATCAAGCCTGGCCGCAGGCGCAACCGCTTTGTCCAGAAGGATGGCCACTGCAACGTCCATTATGTAAATCTGAGTGAGAAGAGTCAGCGATACTTGACTGACCTCTTCACCACCTGTGTGGACATCCGTTGGCGGTGGAtgtttctcctcttcttcctctccTTTGTGGTTTCCTGGCTGgtctttggttttgttttctggctGATTGCTTCCTTGCACGGAGATCTAGCTCCTGCCCCAGAGGGCACTTCAGAtgatgccctcccctccccctgcttcTTCCAGATCACCAGTTTCATGGCAGCCTTCCTCTTTTCACTAGAGACGCAGACCTCCATTGGCTATGGCTTCCGGAGCGTGACAGAGGAATGCCCGCTGGCTGTGCTCACCGTGGTGCTCCAGTGCATCATCGGCTGTATCATCGATGCCTTCATCATCGGTGCCATCATGGTCAAGATCGCCAAGCCTAAGAAGCGCAATGAGACACTGGTCTTCAGTGAGAATGCTGTGATTACCATGCGCGATGGAAAGCTCTGTCTCATGTGGCGAGTGGGAAATCTGAGGAAGAGCCACCTGGTAGAGGCACACGTTCGAGCACAACTGCTACAG CCACGGGTCACCCCGGAGGGGGAGTATATTCCCTTGGATCACACAGACATTAACGTAGGCTTTGACTGTGGAACAGACCGGATATTTTTAGTGTCCCCCATCACCATCGTCCATGAGATTGACGAGGAAAGCCCCTTGTACGAAATCGGCCGGGCTGAGCTGGAGACTGCGGGCTTCGAGCTGGTGGTGATCTTGGAGGGGATGGTGGAGGCCACAGCCATGACCACTCAATGCCGGAGCTCCTACCTGCCCTGCGAGATCCTCTGGGGCCACCGCTTCGAGCCCATGCTCTTTGAGAAGTTCGACCACTATGAGGTGGACTACCGTCATTTTCATCGGACCTATGAGGTGCCCAGCATGCCCACCTGTAGTGCCAAGGAGCTCGTAGCACATAAGTGCACCCTGGAAGCCCACAGTTCCTTCTGTTATGAAAATGAAATGGCCGTTGACTGTTGCCAAATGGAGAAAGGCAAAGAGCCACTGGTCCTGGTGACAGGCACCTCTCCAGCAAGGCTTGTCAACCCTTTAAAGGTGACACTCTTGACATGA